The sequence aaatcgcagacttgctaataaacaaatctgtctcacacagaaaagtatatcaaaggataaatctgtctcccacagaaaaaccataggttttgttccgttttaagatataaatcaaggtgaacaggaactaattgataatccggtcttatattcccgaagaacagcctagattaatcaatcacctctcaacaatccttctttactacacaagcggtttgtcgaggaatcacaaacagtgaaacgaagatgtttgtgacttctttatctttcctatcggataactctcacgatctcaagccaatcaaagattgtactcgtacgatagaagatgcaagatcagatcacacaactacgataaaagtagtatcgatctggcttcacaatcccaatgaagtctttaagtcgttaacctggttttagagaagaaaaccaaaggttaaaggagaatcgactctagcgagcgcactagtatcacacagacgtgtggggattagttttgcacaatgctagatgtctcctttatatagtcttcaaatcagggtttttccttagttacaaagcaatccatattcaccgttagataaaaacctgatttagattcaagctaatatttctcaaccgttagatcgaaagcttagcttgtcacacacacttgggtagacgtttactgggtttgtgaaaatcttgcccaaacgtgtacgtgtatgttggttcaacatagtaacccaaaaagttaaccatatgagcatttcatattaacctagttcttcttcaccataactagttcaattgactcaaatgaactagttagagatttattcaattgctatgagatcttatgtaactacacaagacacaattgaaacaaagatgattcgattcgatgaatcggctcatgaactttatagccacggtttgcataaaacattccttagtaatttatgtttcatgttcagagcacatctttagatcataaccacttaagctaacaaacaagttcgcggacttaaggcaaccgacagagttttccaaactcagcagaaaatctcggcaaagagacttccgccagttcgcggactaaacacgcaaacgagtttttggaaaatcccagcagaaattctcggtaagagaacttccttcagttcgcggactgagttcgcggattgggttcgcggacttggcaaagccaattcctccagtttctctcaatcaacaaagttcgaaaacttcggattaaggaatacatggttatgtaagctaacctctcattccaatcattgagacattctcagaggacgttatacaaccgttattcacataccgttcacgtcagagcaattctcaaagtaattgaaacttttcatgactttcgtcactaggtgaagataaactagatcaaagcgaaacgctttaccaacacatgatttcgagaaaaagataagtagtgaatattcagctcgaaatgtcaaatgtgtatgatccagtctatatagcatacgactttttgtctcataagaagtaggagatagaatatatagacttttgagtgatagataagttcatgtctctacattcctttttgttgatgaagttccacggtttcttgagtagatcttcgtcgttgtatgatgaatcgccatgaagtccttgagctcaactacacttttctatcctagtccgagacttatctataatagactagaaatcaagactcatagttttgataactaacattgacaaacatgcttgatatggaaacgcatgcgaggtcgaccgatctatgctctaacagaatggcATCTAAACAGTGGTATGAGGTACGATTTTTTGTATAACACACCATCTTTAAGCTGTTAGTTTCCCGATCGGGATATTATTTTGTGTGCGAGTTGTTGGTCGCTTGGGAGATAACTATTGGTTAAGTACTTTATGATCGGGGTTCTCTAGTCGTCTTTGGGTAGTACCTCGTTTTGGTCTACTGTGCTCATATTAAGGATTTCCATGTCTCCTTCTATGGGTATGGATGGGAGCATTACTCTCTCGATTCAGACATGGGTAAACTCCAGATATTTTGTCATGGAGGCTATGAATGCCAATGCGTCCGCGTGCCTATTGTTATTTATGTTTAGGTGTCGGAACGTAATGTTTGGTATCTGTTCGATGTAATGCTTTGCGAGCTGAAGATATTGCTGCAAACATGTATCGGAGGCTTGATATGTCCTGTCTATTTGTCGGACAATAAGTTGTGAGTCACTTGTGAGTCTCACCCGGTAATGCCTAGTGCAATGATTATTCTGAGGGCATGTATGACTGCCTCGTattcagttacattattagtggCGGGGAATTCTAGCCTTAGGTTGTAAACGATCCTGCAGCCTGTCGGGGTCGTGAAGACCATCCCGATGTCGGACCCTTCCGAATTGCATGACCCGTCCACGAAGACTTACCGTTGCCATGGGTTTTCCGAGCGAAGCAGCTCGGGAGGATCTTCGAGCTCGTCCTCCATTCCTGGTATTTCCCCGATCTCGTCGACATTATCTAACAGAAAATCAGCTAGGATTTCCTCAACCACTTGAGTTTTAATTGCCGCCCGGGGTTGATATTTTACCCCAAATTGTTTGATTTGTGCCCCCCATTTGGAGATTTTGCCTTTCCTGTCAACATGGTCTAACACATACTCTATTGGGTCCTTGGTTATGACTGTCATTGTGTGTGCATGAAAATACGTTCGCAATTTTTACGTTGCATAGACGAGAGACAACACTATTTTCTCAATCTTGGAATAATTATTCTATGCTGATGTCAGAGTCTTACTTATGAAGTAAATGGGTTGCTCCACCTCCTTGTCTATGCGAGTTAGTACCGCGCTGATTGAAGTGTTAGTGACTGATAGGTAGATGTAGAGATTCTCACCCGGATCGGGGTTTTGAAGAATAGGCAAGGCCGCAAGGTGTTCTTTAATCTTTTGAAAAGCTTTCTCTCACTCAGCGCTCCATGAGAATTTTTCACCCTTTTTTAAGGTATTGAAGAAGTCCCTGCATTTATCGGACGACCTAACTATGAACCTTCCGAGGGCGGCTAATCGGCCGCTTAGCCTCTGCACGTCTTTGACTGTGGCGGGTGAAGGCATATCTAGTATGGCTCGTACTTTCTCCGGGTCCGCCTCGATTCCTCGTTTGGTGaccaagtatcccaagaattttTCTGAGGTTACCCCAAAATCACATTTTGCGGGATTAATCTTCATATTAAACTTTCTCATTTGTTCGAAAATTTCCTTGAGATCGTTAGCGTGATCTTGTGGGAGACATCTCTTTACAAGCATGTCGTCCACATATACCTCTAGGGGTTTATATATCCAATTGTCGAACATttttctaccattctttgataagtCTCCCCTGCGTTTTTCCATCCGAATGACATCTTAGTAAAACAATATAGGCCTCGGGGAGTAAAGAAGGCGGTGTGCTCCTGATCTTCCTTGGCAAGGGGGATCTAGTTGTATCCTGAGTATCCGTCCATGAGAGATAGTAAGCCATACCCAGAGGTTTCTGCTACGAGCTAGTCGATGTTGGGCAGTGGGAAGCTGTTCTTGGGACAGGCCTTATTGAGATCGTTGAAGTCAATGCAGATTCGCACTCCTCCGTTTTTCTTGGGCACGATTACCATGTTGTAGATCCATATCGGGTATTGCACCTCTCGGATAACTCCTGATGCTTCCATTTTCTTTAGTTCTTTTTGGAttgcctcatgatattctggtgCTACCTTTCGCATTTTTTTCCTCATAGGTTTATGCTTTGGGTTGATTTTCAAGTGGTGACAACAGATTTCCAGGTTTATTCCAGGCATGTCTTCCATGCGCCATGCAAAGACATCGGAATATTCTCGTAGTACTTggaccaaattttcttcttcctcctcgccGAGGAGGGTCCCTATCTTCACCATACCCGGGTTCTCGGGTGTTCTGATGTTTACTTCCTTGGTGGGTTCTGAGGCCGAGAAATTAGACTTAAGTTCTCCCACATAGGAAAGGTTTTGTATAGGTACCATTGGCTCGTTCGATGTTGGGATTCTTTCCGAGGATGGCGCATCGTTCGAACGCCTTTCCTCGTTTGTTCTTGCTACGTAAGCGTCGATCTAGACCTGGCTCTTAGCATTCTTGGCCCTCTTTTTATTGGCTTTGGAGGAGTAAACCCTCTTTTCGCCGTTCTGTACGTCCATGTTGTAACAGTACTTGGCCTCGCCTGAGTCACCTATGATCTCGGCGATCCCATCCGGCGTTGGGAATCTTAGCCTTTGATGGTAGTTCGAGGCGACTCCCTTGATCCCATAGACCCAGGATCAGCTGACAATAGCCGTGTAAGGGGAAATTACATCCACTACACAGAAAGTGGTTAGAGTAAGGATCTTGCCTACCTGAATTTCTAGAGTGACCTCGCCCCTTGGGCGAGTCGATGAGTCGTTAAAGCCAAATATTTTATAGTTTGAGGGTATTAGGCATTCGTCTCTAAGACCCATTTGCTTGAATGTTTCATAAAACATGATTTCGACATAACTTCCTCCGTCTATGAGTATTTTAGGCATGGCCCAAGGCAGTGCCTTGGGTTTGTCCTCCTCTCCCCCATGTTCGGGGAGTGTTATAGCCATCGTGACCACTAGGGGATCGTTGTGGTTTCGTCCTCCATCAGGTGCTTCAGATGTTGAGAAGCCAATAGGTATTTTCATCCACTCCTGCATGGGAGGTTCAATTGCTACGCTGAAAACCTCGTCGCCTTCGAAGTTGCGTTTATGAATTCTTCCTGTGATATTTCCTTCATGCATGGGAGCTGTGACAGCTGAGTGGGAGATTGTATTGCATCCCAAGTACTGTGCTTCACGAGGAATTTTCACACGATGTATGGGTGCACCTTCGGCTGGTTGCGTGATGTACTCCTGAAGCTTGCCTTCGTCGATCATGTCCTGCACCATTTTCTTCAAGTCTCTGCACCAGTATGTCGTGTGACTATGGAATTGGTGGAACTCACAAAACTCTGTTCTGTTTTTGGCCCGCTCGGGCTGCTGTCCCCTATTCCATGGATaagttattttatattttccctCGATCTTTTTGAAGATCTCAGATATGGAAGTGTTTAACTTCATGTAGACTGGGTCTACAAATTTTCCTTTCTTCGACTGGGCTTGGTCTCTCCCTTTCCATCCTCTACTCCGATGTTTAT comes from Papaver somniferum cultivar HN1 chromosome 7, ASM357369v1, whole genome shotgun sequence and encodes:
- the LOC113294937 gene encoding uncharacterized protein LOC113294937, with the translated sequence MILTQWNQYDVVMCRFFPASLKDEALMWFNNLPKASVRSFDHLSELFLETYIHNSRVNPEVEMLFQMSRGPNESLRSLVAHWRKLCAEIGRVPEAYTILGFKNSLRKTDPIFVRMYETMPRNLGKLREIRKDYIALEELQDGTYDKLVKGTSRGANVVEPQDPHAPVRGAGRSNNGPTQFDKHRSRGWKGRDQAQSKKGKFVDPVYMKLNTSISEIFKKIEGKYKITYPWNRGQQPERAKNRTEFCEFHQFHSHTTYWCRDLKKMVQDMIDEGKLQEYITQPAEGAPIHRVKIPREAQYLGCNTISHSAVTAPMHEGNITGRIHKRNFEGDEVFSVAIEPPMQEWMKIPIGFSTSEAPDGGRNHNDPLVVTMAITLPEHGGEEDKPKALPWAMPKILIDGGSYVEIMFYETFKQMGLRDECLIPSNYKIFGFNDSSTRPRGEVTLEIQVGKILTLTTFCVVDVISPYTAIVS